One genomic region from Gopherus flavomarginatus isolate rGopFla2 chromosome 20, rGopFla2.mat.asm, whole genome shotgun sequence encodes:
- the LOC127038419 gene encoding uncharacterized protein LOC127038419 isoform X3, giving the protein MFLKINFITLIIQFNIYNKNGDWIQNLQLLSDCHKTAYQVKLTQIDSFKTDLMKSRRSRPDIIIMPKESEEELLTSHVHQSNEEVNEMMSKILGDLEPTELIPRKQLPLKVSGPNSGTAK; this is encoded by the exons atgtttttgaaaattaattttatAACATTGATTATACAATtcaatatatataataaaaatggaGACTGGATTCAGAATCTACAACTGCTGAGTGATT GTCACAAGACTGCATACCAG GTCAAATTAACACAGATTGACagctttaaaactgatttaatgaAGTCAAGAAGATCTAGACCTGATATTATCATAATGCCAAAGGAATCAG AGGAGGAATTATTGACATCACATGTGCACCAGAGCAATGAAGAAGTTAATGAAATGATGTCGAAGATTCTGGGAGATTTGGAACCAACAGAATTAATACCTAGGAAACAGTTACCTTTGAAG